The window GTTCGCCACCAGCCGCTCGCTCTCCCGCCAGGCCGCGAACTCGCCCAGGTCCGCCCCGAGCGCCGTCTCCAGCGGGGTCAGCCCCTTCGCCCGTCCCTCCAGGGCGAGTTCGGCGACGTGACGCAGATACCGCTCGGTGTCCTCGTACGCCGAGGGGTCGGTCAGCGGCCCGTGGCCCGGGACCACGGTCTCCGCGTCGAGGGAGCGCAGCAGCTCCATGGCCCGCAACGAGCCGGACAGCGAGCCCATCGCCAGGAAGGGGGTGCCGCCCGCGAAGACCAGGTCCCCGGTGAACACCACCCGCTGCCCGGGCAGCCACACGAGCGAGTCGCCGGTGGTGTGCGCGACGCCCGGATGGATGATCCGCACCTCGATGTCACCCACGTGCAGGGTCGTCCGGTCGTTGTACGTGAGATCGGGAGGGACGATCTCCACGGCGCCGAAGTCGGTCGTGGGCCAGATCATCTCCAGCTGGTGCCCGGCGGCGAGCTGCTCGGCCCGCGCGTTGTCGTGCCCGAGGATCAGCGCCTCCGGGGC of the Streptomyces sp. NBC_01426 genome contains:
- a CDS encoding MBL fold metallo-hydrolase; protein product: MIVEEPYLVQPATGVHAYVQPDGGWCLNNAGFVSDGGRTLLVDTAATRRRALALREAVASTGVPMPRTVVNTHHHGDHTYGNGVFAPEALILGHDNARAEQLAAGHQLEMIWPTTDFGAVEIVPPDLTYNDRTTLHVGDIEVRIIHPGVAHTTGDSLVWLPGQRVVFTGDLVFAGGTPFLAMGSLSGSLRAMELLRSLDAETVVPGHGPLTDPSAYEDTERYLRHVAELALEGRAKGLTPLETALGADLGEFAAWRESERLVANLHRAYAELAGEPEGAPLDIVAVLRDMTVMNGGTAILCHA